In a genomic window of Melanotaenia boesemani isolate fMelBoe1 chromosome 1, fMelBoe1.pri, whole genome shotgun sequence:
- the LOC121639247 gene encoding protein phosphatase 1 regulatory subunit 3E → METDAVHPVAVMLPPKNCLPRNYSCIAGLFGSLAAANPRLEDAEDFDMVNGTCEPIECPVVDERPRGREIFLKQPQSPNLRRRCKSLPTPTERGKLEIARSISPSSQKKVRFADSLGLELISVKHFDDADDPEVPERILAKLPKGTLHQLDTKFPRAPSQSVFMELQFTNPGTLPGFEQKVREVKVLLESVEADEFNLSGFVRVLNLEFEKNVSLRYSLNNWITFMDSLATYVPNSSDGVTDKFSFKIVMPTYLDNGGTFQFAIKYCVGGHEFWDNNNGNNYKVRRHRLKMSPPREWENGWIHFI, encoded by the coding sequence ATGGAAACCGACGCTGTGCATCCTGTCGCGGTCATGCTGCCCCCGAAGAACTGCCTGCCGAGGAACTACAGCTGCATAGCCGGACTGTTCGGGAGTCTGGCCGCGGCAAACCCGAGGCTGGAAGATGCTGAAGATTTTGACATGGTGAACGGAACATGTGAGCCCATTGAGTGTCCAGTGGTGGACGAAAGGCCGCGGGGTAGAGAAATCTTCCTGAAGCAACCACAGAGCCCCAATCTTCGTCGGAGGTGCAAATCGCTGCCTACACCCacagaaagaggaaaattaGAGATCGCCCGCAGCATAAGTCCAAGCAGTCAGAAAAAAGTCAGGTTCGCCGACTCCTTAGGGCTGGAGCTGATTTCTGTGAAGCATTTCGATGATGCAGATGACCCAGAGGTGCCGGAGCGCATACTGGCGAAATTACCCAAAGGAACCCTTCATCAGCTGGACACAAAATTCCCACGGGCTCCTTCACAGTCTGTCTTCATGGAGCTGCAGTTCACAAACCCAGGCACACTACCCGGCTTCGAGCAGAAAGTCAGGGAGGTCAAAGTCCTGTTGGAGAGCGTAGAAGCAGATGAATTTAACCTCTCCGGGTTTGTGCGTGTTCTAAATCTGGAATTTGAAAAGAACGTCTCTTTGAGGTATTCTCTGAACAACTGGATAACATTCATGGACAGTTTGGCCACCTATGTTCCCAACTCAAGCGACGGAGTCACCGATAAATTCTCCTTCAAGATTGTCATGCCTACATACCTGGACAACGGGGGTACATTTCAATTTGCTATTAAATACTGTGTTGGTGGGCATGAGTTCTGGGATAACAACAATGGGAACAACTACAAAGTGCGACGTCATCGGTTGAAGATGTCTCCACCTCGTGAATGGGAAAATGGTTGGATTCACTTTATCTGA
- the LOC121639239 gene encoding uncharacterized protein LOC121639239, producing the protein MQQQKDDQTPVKREDWELSAQEEAFGAQLYKTPERRHVDDLLDVSEETFVKELEPYEYHCYSQWEDAVWGWAKVAPLSCILMSQNIHRKPKRKEANNLTPLSVNPTPSNAGSSARIAEQHCKSHAGLHKKSLNQQTGSWGQTEFAVPNATQKNMTLSFFQNKTDEDGLLGENLLQSCHLSQKYFVLESRLTKPQKHSHKPNNIVVPITNFTFLPPIKSLQLNPKVSGHVCKGKKAPDAETFEENLFLFDKRSGSRRTRVEAVVNSDFHSNSAFLKSAYQKYPQNLHFISALHASVPKRYHVPVSSKPDGVYPTMGKSFSQAMPQPHMQPSFLFS; encoded by the exons atgcagcagcagaaagaTGATCAGACACCTGTAAAGAGAGAGGACTGGGAACTTTCAGCACAGGAGGAAGCATTCGGGGCGCAGCTTTACAAGACACCAGAGAGGAGACATGTTGATGACCTGCTGGATGTCAGTGAGGAGACCTTTGTGAAAGAACTGGAGCCATATGAGTATCATTGTTACTCTCAATGGGAAGATGCT GTTTGGGGTTGGGCCAAAGTTGCTCCACTGAGCTGCATACTAATGAGTCAGAACATCCACAGGAAGCCAAAGCGAAAAGAGGCCAACAATCTGACCCCTTTGTCTGTTAACCCAACACCTTCCAACGCAGGAAGCTCAGCCAGGATTGCTGAGCAGCACTGTAAGTCTCACGCAGGCCTGCATAAAAAATCACTGAACCAGCAGACAGGATCTTGGGGTCAAACAGAATTTGCTGTTCCGAACGCCACGCAGAAAAACATGACACTTTCCTTCTTTCAAAACAAGACAGATGAGGATGGATTGCTCGGAGAGAACCTTTTGCAGTCTTGCCATCTGTCCCAAAAGTACTTTGTACTGGAGAGCAGGCTCACCAAGCCTCAGAAGCACAGCCATAAGCCCAATAATATAGTGGTTCCCATTACAAACTTCACGTTTTTACCACCTATCAAGTCACTGCAGCTGAATCCTAAAGTAAGTGGTCATGTCTGCAAAGGCAAAAAGGCTCCAGATGCAGAAACCTTTGAggaaaacctttttctttttgataaaagGAGTGGATCAAGAAGAACACGTGTGGAAGCTGTGGTTAACTCAGATTTTCACTCTAACTCTGCCTTCCTGAAATCTGCGTACCAAAAATATCCACAAAAcctgcattttatttctgctcTACATGCTTCTGTCCCCAAGAGGTATCACGTACCTGTGTCTTCCAAACCCGATGGAGTGTACCCTACAATGGGCAAGAGCTTCTCACAAGCAATGCCACAACCCCATATGCAACCCAGTTTCTTATTCTCCTAA